A window of Bacteroidota bacterium genomic DNA:
TCTGGAAAATGCAAAACGCTTCGATCGTTTAAAGTTCAGATACAACCACAAAATTGTTGTTTCTAACTGGGAACACACTGCCAATAAGCTAAAAAACTACAGTAGCAATCTCGAAAATAAAGATGTTGAATATGATAAACGATACAAAAATATGCTGTCAGATCTATACCTCATGATAGGTGTATTGGATATGTTTTGATGCAGTGACAAGTAATACTGCTTCACGACATAACGACTTCACTATTTAAAATTTCGTTTGCGTACATTTTCATCATTAATCTTAATCTGGGTAAGAGTTAAAACAGATTTTTTTCCTCCGATCAATGTTTCCACTTTATACGGAAAAACTACATTATCATAAGTTTTGAAATCAGAATAATCAAGGTAATTATTAACCTTATTTGTTTTAACATCTATACTTTCTCTCTTAATCAGGTATCCGTCAGAAACTCTGAAATACAGTAGAGAAACTTCCCCAACAGGTGACTCAACTCTAATTTTATAACACAGTTCTCCTTTCAGTGGAATTTGACTCTCGAGCGTCATTAAATAACCATCCTCCTGATAATACATAATAGGGAAAATGCTTTTTTCCAGAGACAACTTCATAAACTCTTCTCCAAGTATATTTTGTTTTTCTCCGCTTCGTTCTACGTAGCCATACTCACCGTTAAAAACTGTTTTTAAAACTATTACCTCATTATTCGAATAAGTACTGAGCCTCTTATTAGGCAACATATACTTATTTTTTACAAATAATTTCGAGTTATTGATATCCATAACCCACCACTGCCACAGTTTCTTTATGTTTTTCAGGTTTTCATCTCCCCCTATAACTTTAATATATCTTTGCAGCACGTAATTAACATCTACACTATCGGGAACAGACCTGTCTAACGAAGGAGGAAAAGTTTCCTTAGCATATTTATCATAATAAATTATTGGATATCCTAATTTTTCGAGTTGGGGAACAGCAACCTGCGGCGGTCCGCTAACAACTACCCTCATCTTATTGGGCTTTACTCTGTTTGATAAAACATTTGAAACAGTAGAAAAATCAACAGTATCAATAACACTCATAAGATTCTTAACCAAGTACTTATCAAGGCCCGTTAAGTAATAAAGCAAATACAAATCTGATATCTTTTGAGGGTCTGATAAACCGTTTATGTAGTTATCTATAATCTTTGACTCTATACTTTTCAGGTCAACACCCTCAGGAACTTTGTCATCTAACACAGAATTAACTACTTCCAGACTCTTCTCTATTGAGGTTGCCACACTGTCTTGTTTCGCATTATAAGTAACTGAGAAATACGCCCCCTGGTCACGTAAGTGATATCCAAAATTACTTACAGTATTATTTTCAACGAGCTCATTTCTAAATAAACCTTCTTCTTCATCCAACAATATAAAATTGCCTATTCGTCCCAATATCCAGTTCGAGTCATAGGTATCTAATTTATCAACATTCCCCATCCAAACCGATAGTTCATCAGAATCATAATTCTCTATGAAATCTATTTCTGTTTGATGAATATTGTATGGTTGCGGATAATATCCGTTTATAACATTACCTTTTCGGTATTTCCTAAAATTGCGGTTAACTATTCTTTTCAGTTCTCTCAATGAAATATCTCCATAAACAACTAAATATGAATTATTGGGTTTATAGTATGAATTATAATAATCATAGAGATCAAACTTTGACAAACTATCAACTTCTGATATCTGTATAAATTCACCAACAGGGTGATTGTTTCCAAACATCAGATTTCTTCCTACCGACTTGGATATATATTTATTTTGGTACTCTACATGTTTTAAACTGTCGATGATTTTTCTTTTACTATTCAGAAACTGACTGTCACTCACTTTAAAACCCAGAGTCATATCTGATAATAAAAGAAGATTTTTTTCCTTATATTTTTCCAACCCTTCGAGATATATCGATTTTTCGGCCAACTCTAACTTTCCCGCAGTAAAATCGATATATTCAGAAATTTCATTTTCCTTATACGACCTGCTGCTTTTCCCCCAAAGATCTCTGAATATCAGGTCCACTCCTTTTTTTGACCCTAAGAATATTTTGTTGTAATCAAAATACATTTTATATGATACAACCGGTAATTTATCATTTTGAAGTAAAATAACCTTAATCCCATTTGTAAGTACAAAAGTTTGAGCTTCAATTAACTTAAAACTGCTGTATTCTGCCTCCGGGGGCTGTGGTCTTGAATAGTTTTTGTTCAGAAACAACTTATAAAACTGTTTATCAGTAATCACTGAGGTATCCGAACCAGAGTACACCTCTTGATCTTCAACAACAAAAGGAATGTCTAACATATTCAGAGAATCTACAACTCTGGTATTCCTTTTAACTAAGGAAGAGTCCTCCTGAGAAAATACATTGTTTACAAATAGAATAAATATCCAAATTACTAAAGATGCACGCATATATTATTATTGTATAACAGTTACAACACCGGCATTACCCACATTAATTACCTGTACAAATTTCGACAAATTGTAATAAGAACAAAATATTATTAAGCCGAAATAACCCTTAGAGCTAAAGTCAGCATCAATAAAGGTGATAATAAATATGAATAACATTACCATCACCGTTTAAAATCGGTATCAAAACCATAAAATTATAAACTCATTAAAAAAAATCGTAAAATTGCGACTTCAAATCAATCACCAAAAAAATAATTTATGAGCAACTTTAAATATTACATCATATCACTTCTGGCTTTTACCCTATTTACTACTTCATGCCATAAGGATAAAGATATTGATAATCCTCCTGTCGAAATAAATGAGGAAGCATTAAATGTCAACACCTTTATTCTCGAAAACATGAATGACTATTATTTATGGACTGATAATATCCCTGATGATTTAGATCCCAAAAGCACTGAAAATTCAATTGAATTCTTCGAGCAAACACGATACAGAGGTGATACTGGAGAATATGATGCAGAAACAGGAATATATAAAAATGGCGATCCATGGTCTTTTATAACAGATGACCTACAAGGACTTATAGATTATTTTAACGGAGTTAGAAAATCAACAGGTTATTACTTATATGCATACTCACTTAATGACGGAACCGATAATTTCGCTTTGGTTGTTGCTTATGTATATGCCAATTCACCGGCATCTGAAGCAGGACTAAAAAGAGGAAGTGTAATTATGAAAATAGACGGGGAGTATGTCAACCAATATAATGCAAATGAATTATTAAGCCGCGAATCATATGATATAACTCTTGGGAGTTTCGACTTCATCAATGAGAAGTTTGACCTTCTGGATGAAACAAAGACTATTACTTCTGTTGAACTTAATACAAACCCAATAATTAAAAGTGAGGTTTATGATATTAATGGTACAAAGGTGGCATACCTGCTTTACAATTCATTTATTCACAACTACGATAATGAATTAATTGCTGAATTTGAAAAATACAAGTCGGAAGGTGTTACTGAACTTGTTCTGGATTTCAGATACAATGGAGGTGGTTCAGTGGCCTCGGCCATTAATATTGCGAGTATGATAGCTCCACAAAATGCCATTGGAAGTGTATTCCTGAAAAAAATGTATAATGAAGGACTTCAGAATTTCTTAATTAACAGCCCCGATTACGGACAAGAGTTTTTAGAGGACAATCTATCATCTTCAGCCTACGGCTATGAGGACGACGGTATAGTTGGTTCCGCTATGCCAAATTTAGATTTGAACCGCGTGTATGTTATCGGACAGGAAGGTACAGCTTCGGCGAGTGAATTGGTAATAAATGGTTTAATACCCTATATGAATGTTATTACTGTAGGTGATAGAACTCATGGCAAATACGTAGCAAGTATTACCATTGAAAATGAGAAATATACAAACTGGGCAATTCAGCCTATTGTTTTTAAAAGCGCAAA
This region includes:
- a CDS encoding insulinase family protein — protein: MRASLVIWIFILFVNNVFSQEDSSLVKRNTRVVDSLNMLDIPFVVEDQEVYSGSDTSVITDKQFYKLFLNKNYSRPQPPEAEYSSFKLIEAQTFVLTNGIKVILLQNDKLPVVSYKMYFDYNKIFLGSKKGVDLIFRDLWGKSSRSYKENEISEYIDFTAGKLELAEKSIYLEGLEKYKEKNLLLLSDMTLGFKVSDSQFLNSKRKIIDSLKHVEYQNKYISKSVGRNLMFGNNHPVGEFIQISEVDSLSKFDLYDYYNSYYKPNNSYLVVYGDISLRELKRIVNRNFRKYRKGNVINGYYPQPYNIHQTEIDFIENYDSDELSVWMGNVDKLDTYDSNWILGRIGNFILLDEEEGLFRNELVENNTVSNFGYHLRDQGAYFSVTYNAKQDSVATSIEKSLEVVNSVLDDKVPEGVDLKSIESKIIDNYINGLSDPQKISDLYLLYYLTGLDKYLVKNLMSVIDTVDFSTVSNVLSNRVKPNKMRVVVSGPPQVAVPQLEKLGYPIIYYDKYAKETFPPSLDRSVPDSVDVNYVLQRYIKVIGGDENLKNIKKLWQWWVMDINNSKLFVKNKYMLPNKRLSTYSNNEVIVLKTVFNGEYGYVERSGEKQNILGEEFMKLSLEKSIFPIMYYQEDGYLMTLESQIPLKGELCYKIRVESPVGEVSLLYFRVSDGYLIKRESIDVKTNKVNNYLDYSDFKTYDNVVFPYKVETLIGGKKSVLTLTQIKINDENVRKRNFK
- a CDS encoding S41 family peptidase, with translation MSNFKYYIISLLAFTLFTTSCHKDKDIDNPPVEINEEALNVNTFILENMNDYYLWTDNIPDDLDPKSTENSIEFFEQTRYRGDTGEYDAETGIYKNGDPWSFITDDLQGLIDYFNGVRKSTGYYLYAYSLNDGTDNFALVVAYVYANSPASEAGLKRGSVIMKIDGEYVNQYNANELLSRESYDITLGSFDFINEKFDLLDETKTITSVELNTNPIIKSEVYDINGTKVAYLLYNSFIHNYDNELIAEFEKYKSEGVTELVLDFRYNGGGSVASAINIASMIAPQNAIGSVFLKKMYNEGLQNFLINSPDYGQEFLEDNLSSSAYGYEDDGIVGSAMPNLDLNRVYVIGQEGTASASELVINGLIPYMNVITVGDRTHGKYVASITIENEKYTNWAIQPIVFKSANANDETDYWDGFEAQLAVEDHPIYGDFGVNILSGYVEPMLYTALSDIEGTLAKKQLFSPVSNTVVKMPVEKANLSQTMVYDIK